One window of the Granulicella arctica genome contains the following:
- a CDS encoding (2Fe-2S)-binding protein: MPETIRLILNQRYVQVPEGATVAVAILLAGSTFRRSIHGEPRGALCGMGTCFECRAMVNGRAQQRTCQLLCQPGMIVATDE; the protein is encoded by the coding sequence ATGCCTGAGACGATCAGACTCATCCTGAATCAACGGTATGTTCAGGTTCCCGAGGGAGCTACTGTTGCGGTTGCCATCCTGCTTGCGGGATCGACGTTCCGCCGATCGATCCATGGAGAGCCGCGCGGCGCTCTCTGTGGCATGGGAACATGCTTTGAGTGTCGTGCCATGGTGAATGGGCGCGCCCAGCAACGAACCTGCCAACTGCTCTGCCAACCTGGAATGATTGTGGCCACGGATGAGTAG
- a CDS encoding NAD(P)/FAD-dependent oxidoreductase, which yields MRTSFDTIVVGSGIVGAACAAAFARDGLSVALVDRAPSGLGATSAGMGHIVLMDDSTPQFLLTQLSQALWRTLASRLPSSAEYQTSGTLWVAADDEEMREVVRKQALYRSYGVSTDVLDASQLRTLEPHLRPDLTGALLVPSDAVVYAPLVARLLAEDAVAHGALVVSGDVVRIGEGSVDLRGGQRLRSTRIVNAAGERSAELTPGIPVRRRKGHLAITDRYPNFVSHQIVELGYLKSAHSIGEDSVAFNVQPRMTGQVLIGSSRQYDATSPEIEHSMLARMLTRAVAYMPDLADVSILRTWTGFRAATPDKLPLIGPWPEDDTVFLATGHEGLGITTSLATASLLSDCFAGRATAIPLEPYLPARVLSEVSHA from the coding sequence GTGAGAACTTCTTTCGATACCATCGTCGTCGGCAGTGGGATCGTCGGTGCGGCATGCGCTGCGGCTTTCGCGCGCGATGGTCTCTCGGTGGCGCTGGTCGATCGCGCTCCCAGTGGCCTTGGAGCTACCTCTGCTGGCATGGGCCACATTGTTCTAATGGATGACTCTACGCCGCAGTTTCTACTCACCCAACTCTCCCAAGCGCTCTGGCGGACTCTTGCATCTCGTTTGCCCTCGTCGGCCGAGTATCAGACCTCCGGAACTCTCTGGGTCGCGGCAGATGATGAGGAGATGCGTGAGGTGGTCCGCAAGCAGGCACTTTATCGAAGCTATGGTGTTTCGACAGACGTGCTCGATGCTTCGCAGCTTCGGACGCTCGAACCGCATCTTCGACCGGACCTAACCGGGGCGCTCCTCGTACCGTCCGATGCCGTTGTGTATGCTCCACTTGTCGCTCGCCTACTTGCTGAAGATGCCGTGGCGCATGGCGCCCTCGTCGTGTCGGGCGATGTTGTGCGGATTGGTGAGGGCTCGGTCGACCTGCGCGGTGGTCAGCGACTCCGCTCCACCCGGATTGTCAATGCAGCAGGCGAGCGTTCCGCGGAGCTTACACCTGGAATCCCGGTGCGGCGGCGCAAGGGCCATCTTGCCATCACCGATCGCTACCCCAACTTTGTCAGCCACCAGATCGTTGAGCTTGGCTACCTGAAGAGCGCGCATTCAATCGGGGAAGATTCGGTAGCCTTCAACGTTCAGCCGCGAATGACCGGGCAGGTCCTTATCGGTTCCTCTCGTCAGTACGACGCCACCAGCCCTGAGATTGAACACTCGATGCTGGCTCGCATGCTTACCCGCGCCGTTGCTTACATGCCAGATCTCGCAGATGTTTCGATACTCCGCACATGGACCGGCTTCCGTGCAGCTACCCCGGACAAGCTTCCGCTGATCGGCCCATGGCCTGAGGACGATACCGTCTTCCTTGCCACGGGGCACGAGGGCCTTGGCATCACCACATCGCTAGCTACTGCCTCTCTGCTCTCGGATTGCTTCGCAGGCAGGGCGACGGCTATTCCGCTGGAACCGTATCTGCCCGCACGGGTCCTCTCGGAGGTGTCCCATGCCTGA